The DNA window GCGGTGGTCGACTCCAAGCGCTGCGCCCTGTTGTGGGATGCGTTGTCCGGGGCGTACGAGCGCCTGGGGCTGGGTGAGGCGGTGGGCGGGGACGAGGGCTTCAAGCAGATGGCGTTGGCCCGCTGCGTCGAGCCCACCAGCAAGGAGCAGGTCCCCCGCGTGATCGGTGAGCTCGGTGTCCGGCCGGTGGCCAGGCGCTCCTTGTTCCGGTCCCTGGCCCGCTGCGTCGAGCGCGACTGGCGCGCCGGGATCGCGGCGGCCTGTCTGTCCCGCGTCACCGGGGGCGGTGACCTGAGCCTGTGCCTGCAGGCGTGACCACCTTGTACTTCGAGGCCGACAAGGAGGACGACCTGCGCAGGGTCGGTGACTGCCAAGGAGCGCAGGGTCGATCCGCAGATCATCGTGGGTCTGCTGGTGGACCGGGGCGGCTTCCCCCTGCGGATCGGCTGTTGGGAGGGCGACAGGGCCGAAACGACCACCATCGTGCCGGTCGTCCGGGAGTTCGTGCGCTCGGCCGGGATCGAGCACTTGGTGGTCGTGGCGGACGCCGGCATGCTGTCGGCCGCCAATCTGGCGGCCCTGGATGAGGCGGGCGTGGGCTTCATCGTGGGTTCGCGCATGACCAGGGCCCCCGTCGACCTGGCGGCCCACTTCCGGTTCCACGGCGACGTCCTCGCCGACGGGCAGATCATCGACACCATCACCCCCAGACGCGGTGGCCGCTGCGCCGAGAGGGACGAGAACCTCCGCGATGAGCCGGTGTGGGACCCCGCCACTCATCCGGGTTCGTGGCGGGCCGTATGGGTCTACTCCGCCAAGAGGTTCGCCCGCGACAGCAAGACGCTCACGGCCCAGGAGAGCAGGGCCAGGGCGGTGGTCGCCGGCCGGAGGCGCCCCAGGGGGACCCGGTTCGCCCGCCACTCACCGGGGCGACCAGGTGGTCGACGAGGCCGCACTGGCCCGCGCCAGGCGCATGGCGGGCCTGAAGGGCTACGTGAGCAACATCCCCGCCGGCGTCATGGGGGCCGACGAGGTGATCGCCTCCTACCACGAGCTGTGGCACGTGGAGCAGTCGTTCCGCATGACCCGAGCACGACCTGAGAACCCGCCCGATCTTCCACCGCACCCGCGACGCGATCGAGGCCCACCTGACCGTCGTGATGGCCTCCCTGGCCGTCGCCCGCCACCTGCAACAGGCCACCGGGATGAGCATCAAGCGACTCGTCCGCGAACTCAGACCACTTCAAGAGGTCACCATCAACGTCAACGGCCACCGCCTCACCGCCCAACCCCAACTCACCGAAACCGCACAGCAAATCCTCAGCAATCTGGGTCCGGGGCACTAAACTGGCACGACTCAGGCACGTGTCCCACCTGCTGGCCAAGACCGGCTCGCGCGACCGCGTCCAACTGGTGCTGCTGGCCCTGCGCTCCGGCGTCGTGCGCCTGGACGAGGTCTTGGCGCAGTAGGCCCCGCGCCCGCCCCGCCGGGCGCGCGCGGCGCCGTATCCGGCGACGGCGCCCGCGCCGCGAAGACCCTGCCCCCGCGCCCGCCCGCCGCCGACGTCGGCTCACCGCCGGCGCGAGGCCGCCTTCATCGCCGCCACGAATTCGCCCAGCTCGGCCCGCATCGCCGCCACCGCCGCGGCCAGCGCGGCCGGGTCCCCGTCCGGACCCGCCGCCGCGGCCAGCGCGGGCGCGTGCGCCTCCACGATCTTGACCGTGGCCGAACCGCTGATCGCCCCGTCGGCGCCGGCGGCGATCGCCTCGGCCACCTGGTCGGGCCGCGAGATGCCGAAGCCCAGCATGACCGGGGCCGACGCGTCGGCGCGCAGCCGGGCCACCGAGGCGGCCAGGCCGACGGTCGAGGCCGCGCGCTCGGTGCCCGTCACGCCCGCGCGCGAGACCGCGTAGACGTATCCGCGCGAGGAGGCCGCCACCGCGTCCAAGGTCCGGGCGTCGGCCGAGGGCGGGGCGATGTAGACCGCGTCGACCCCGGCCGCCGCCGCCGCGGCGGAGAAGGCGTCGCCCTCGCGCACGGGCACGTCCGGCAGCAGCACCGAGTCCACCCCGGCCCTCGCGCACTCGGCGTAGAAGTCCCGCGTCCCGAGGGAGAAGGGCACATTGCCGTAGACGAGCAGGCCGATGGGGATCTCGGCGTGGCGGGCGCGCACCCGCCCCACCACCGCCAGGGCGTCGGCGAAGCCCGCCTCCGCCTCCAGGGCCCGGATGTGGGCCCGCTGGATCGTGGGGCCGTCGGCCACCGGGTCGGAGAAGGGCGCGCCCAGCTCCAGGGCGTCGGCGCCGCCGTCAATGAGCGCCTCGACGACCTCCTCGCTCAGCTCCGGCGTGGGGTCGCCGAGCATGACGAAGGGGACGAAGGCGCCCTCGCCGGCCTCCCGCAGCCGGGAGAACATTCGGGAATAGCGGCTCATCTCAGGCCTCCCTCTCCGCCGCCGACGGGTACCGGGTGCGTCCGCCCATCTCCTCGACCACGGCCGCGGCGCGCGCCACGGCGCCGTCGGAGGAGAAGGACCCTCCCAGCCGCGCGCGCACCTGGTCCAGGTCCTTGTCCCCGCGCCCCGACAGGCACACCAGCAGGTGGGGGGCCGGGGCGCCCGGCGGCGCCCCCCTGGCGATCTTGAGGGCCTGGGCCAGGGCGTGGGCGGACTCCAGGGCGGGGATGATGCCCTCGTGGCGCGACAGGGCGATGAAGGCCTCCACGGCCTCGTCGTCGGTAATGCCCACGTAGCGGGCTCGCCCCGTGTCGGCCAGCCAGGCGTGCTCGGGGCCCACGCCGGGGTAGTCCAGGCCCGCCGAGACGGAGAAGGACTCCTCGACCTGCCCCTCGGGCGTGCGCATGAGGTAGGAGTGGGCCCCGTGCAGGATCCCGGTCCGCCCGGCGTTGATGGGGGCGCCGTGGCGGCCCGTCTCCAGGCCCCGCCCGGCCGGTTCCACGCCGATCAGGCCGACGCCGGCGTCGTCGATGAACTCGCTGAACATGCCGATGGCGTTGGAGCCCCCGCCCACGCAGGCGATCACCTCGTCCGGCAGACGCCCGGTCAGGGCCAGCACCTGGGCGCGGGCCTCGCGGGAGATGCAGCGGTGGTACTCGTGGACGATGGTGGGGAAGGGGTGGGCGCCGGCCGCCGTGCCCAGCAGGTAGTGGGTGGTGGCGAAGGACGCCGTCCAGTCGCGCAGCGCCTCGTTGACGGCGTCCTTGAGGGTGCCCGCCCCGCTGGCCACGGGCACCACGCGCGCCCCCATGAGCTCCATGCGCTCCACATTGGCCGCCTGGCGCACCACGTCGGTGGCGCCCATGTAGATGGTGCACTCCAGGCCCAGCAGGGCGCAGACCATGGCGGTGGCGGTGCCGTGCTGGCCCGCCCCGGTCTCGGCGATGATGCGGGACTTGCCCATGCGCCGGGCCAGCAGTGCCTGGCCCAGGACCTGGTTGCCCTTGTGGGCCCCGCCGTGGACCAGGTCCTCGCGCTTGAGGAAGATGCGGGCCCGGCCCTCCAGCGGCAGGGTCCGCAGCTCGGTGACCGGGGTGGGCCGGCCCAGGAAGCGGCGCATGAGGTCGTCGAGCTCGGCGGCGAAGGACGGGTCGGACTGGGCTTCGATGAAGGCGTCCTCCAGCTGGTCGAGGGCCGGGATGAGCAGCTCGGGCACGTACTGCCCGCCGTAGGGGCCGAAGTAGGCGGGCAGCCGGGGGTGGCGCCCGCCGCGGGCGCGGGCCGGGCGGGCGGTCGACTCGTCGGCGTCCCCGGCCGGTCCGCCGGCATCGGCGGGCGCGGGCACGGCGGTCGCCAGTGCCTCGGCGGCGGCGCCCGGATCGGGGGCGCCCGACAGGGTCGAGCCGATGAGCAGGGCGTCCACCAGCCCGGCCAGGCGGCGCACGTCGTCGGGGCCCTCCACGCCCGACTCCCCGACGAGCACGACGCCCGACGGCGCCAGCGGCGCCAGCTCTTCCGTGCGGGCGATATCGGTGGCCAGGGTCCGCAGGTCCCGGTTGTTGATGCCGATGACGCGCGCGCCCAGATGCGCCGCCCGGTGCATCTCCTCGGGCGTGGAGACCTCCGTGAGGACGTCCATGCCCAGGTCCGCGGCCAGGTCGGCGAGCTCGCGGTAGACGTCGTCGGGCACCACCGAGAGCATGAGCAGGATCGCGTCCGCCCCCAGCGAGCGGGCGGCCAGCACCTGGACGGGGTCGACGACGAAGTCCTTGCACAGCACCGGCGCGTCCACCGCCGCGCGCACGGCCGCCAGGTCCTCGAAGGAGCCGTTGAAGCGGTCGGGCTCGGTGAGCACGGAGACGGCCGCCGCCCAGGGGGCGTAGGCGCGGGCGAGCCCGGCCGGGTCGTAGTCGCCGCGGATGGTGCCGCGCGAGGGGGAGGCCGCCTTGCACTCCATAATGAGGGCC is part of the Actinomyces sp. oral taxon 414 genome and encodes:
- the trpA gene encoding tryptophan synthase subunit alpha, which codes for MSRYSRMFSRLREAGEGAFVPFVMLGDPTPELSEEVVEALIDGGADALELGAPFSDPVADGPTIQRAHIRALEAEAGFADALAVVGRVRARHAEIPIGLLVYGNVPFSLGTRDFYAECARAGVDSVLLPDVPVREGDAFSAAAAAAGVDAVYIAPPSADARTLDAVAASSRGYVYAVSRAGVTGTERAASTVGLAASVARLRADASAPVMLGFGISRPDQVAEAIAAGADGAISGSATVKIVEAHAPALAAAAGPDGDPAALAAAVAAMRAELGEFVAAMKAASRRR
- the trpB gene encoding tryptophan synthase subunit beta encodes the protein MSPTIADTAGRPGRRPVDERLMATGTVLDSIVAARRERIGELRERFGHLRAAGLPRSQRSFADALRTRSGGGASPRPALIMECKAASPSRGTIRGDYDPAGLARAYAPWAAAVSVLTEPDRFNGSFEDLAAVRAAVDAPVLCKDFVVDPVQVLAARSLGADAILLMLSVVPDDVYRELADLAADLGMDVLTEVSTPEEMHRAAHLGARVIGINNRDLRTLATDIARTEELAPLAPSGVVLVGESGVEGPDDVRRLAGLVDALLIGSTLSGAPDPGAAAEALATAVPAPADAGGPAGDADESTARPARARGGRHPRLPAYFGPYGGQYVPELLIPALDQLEDAFIEAQSDPSFAAELDDLMRRFLGRPTPVTELRTLPLEGRARIFLKREDLVHGGAHKGNQVLGQALLARRMGKSRIIAETGAGQHGTATAMVCALLGLECTIYMGATDVVRQAANVERMELMGARVVPVASGAGTLKDAVNEALRDWTASFATTHYLLGTAAGAHPFPTIVHEYHRCISREARAQVLALTGRLPDEVIACVGGGSNAIGMFSEFIDDAGVGLIGVEPAGRGLETGRHGAPINAGRTGILHGAHSYLMRTPEGQVEESFSVSAGLDYPGVGPEHAWLADTGRARYVGITDDEAVEAFIALSRHEGIIPALESAHALAQALKIARGAPPGAPAPHLLVCLSGRGDKDLDQVRARLGGSFSSDGAVARAAAVVEEMGGRTRYPSAAEREA